In one window of Burkholderia sp. NRF60-BP8 DNA:
- a CDS encoding histidine-type phosphatase, with translation MTRPIRTAAALTIACLLLAACGGDDSTPPATSADNNGTAPAPQPMPEPAPAPTPATYYQTKTPYRPQQDAATYEAPPAGYAPVYTELVARHGSRGLSGFKYDGAIYAMLAKAEADGALTTLGAQLKADTYAMMKANALLGYGVQGISTPGYGNLTQTGIREHQQLAARLAQRLPALFASGNRQVVVVNSGQDRAVDSSTYFSAALVAAQPALAPAITLPAAPAGYPASAPVAQPAGTNRFLLYFHSLKPATDLVTDTSDPYYATYQASQAYQAYANDATVAAKLKAIKAAPQAADVAQTVLSALVSPAFIAKLGSDGYTFANTGTYAFTSSDGKFTNTLKGDGKTKIATAVDAVNVLYNLLQVAPAMTAETGGVTMEKYIGAEQAQYLAYLQDVEDYYQKGPGIQEVNPVTYRMAKVLQDDFFGEVDAIARGDLTHAAKLRFTHAEIVIPFASIMNLKNVFVPTPQAQTYTYANNPWRGDQVSPMAANMQWDVYRNGSRLIVKMLYNERETDFQAACDGAKIAPGSHFYDYAGLKQCYGYQ, from the coding sequence ATGACACGCCCGATCCGCACCGCCGCCGCTCTCACGATTGCCTGCCTGTTGCTCGCCGCTTGCGGCGGGGACGACTCGACGCCGCCTGCCACGTCGGCCGACAACAACGGCACGGCGCCCGCGCCGCAGCCCATGCCTGAGCCCGCGCCGGCCCCGACACCCGCGACCTACTACCAGACGAAGACGCCGTACCGCCCGCAGCAGGACGCCGCAACGTACGAAGCGCCGCCGGCCGGCTACGCGCCGGTCTATACCGAACTCGTCGCACGTCACGGCTCGCGCGGGCTGTCGGGCTTCAAGTACGACGGCGCGATTTACGCAATGCTGGCCAAGGCCGAGGCCGACGGCGCGCTGACCACGCTCGGCGCGCAGCTCAAGGCCGACACGTACGCGATGATGAAGGCCAATGCGCTGCTCGGCTACGGCGTGCAGGGCATCTCGACGCCCGGTTACGGCAACCTGACTCAAACCGGCATCCGCGAACATCAGCAACTCGCCGCGCGTCTCGCGCAGCGGCTGCCCGCGCTGTTCGCCTCGGGCAACCGGCAGGTGGTCGTCGTCAACTCGGGCCAGGATCGCGCGGTCGACAGCTCGACGTATTTCTCGGCGGCACTCGTCGCCGCGCAGCCGGCACTGGCGCCGGCCATCACGCTGCCGGCCGCGCCGGCCGGCTATCCGGCGAGCGCACCGGTCGCGCAGCCGGCCGGCACCAACCGTTTCCTGCTGTATTTCCACTCGCTGAAGCCGGCCACCGATCTCGTGACCGACACGAGCGATCCGTACTACGCGACCTATCAGGCGAGCCAGGCGTACCAGGCCTATGCAAACGACGCGACGGTGGCCGCGAAGCTGAAGGCGATCAAGGCCGCGCCGCAGGCGGCCGACGTCGCGCAGACGGTGCTGTCCGCACTCGTGTCGCCGGCCTTCATCGCGAAGCTCGGCTCCGACGGCTACACGTTCGCGAACACCGGCACCTATGCGTTCACGTCGTCGGACGGCAAATTCACCAACACGCTGAAGGGCGACGGCAAGACGAAGATCGCGACGGCCGTCGACGCGGTGAACGTGCTGTACAACCTGTTGCAGGTTGCGCCCGCCATGACCGCGGAAACCGGCGGCGTCACGATGGAGAAGTACATCGGCGCCGAGCAGGCGCAGTATCTCGCGTATCTGCAGGATGTGGAGGACTACTATCAGAAGGGGCCCGGCATCCAGGAGGTGAACCCGGTGACGTACCGGATGGCGAAGGTGCTGCAGGACGACTTCTTCGGCGAAGTCGACGCAATCGCGCGCGGGGACCTGACGCACGCCGCGAAGCTGCGCTTCACGCATGCGGAGATCGTGATTCCGTTCGCGTCGATCATGAATCTGAAGAACGTGTTCGTGCCGACACCGCAGGCACAGACGTACACGTATGCGAACAACCCGTGGCGCGGCGACCAGGTGTCGCCGATGGCCGCGAACATGCAGTGGGACGTCTATCGCAACGGGTCGCGGCTCATCGTGAAGATGCTGTACAACGAGCGCGAGACGGATTTCCAGGCCGCGTGCGACGGCGCGAAGATCGCGCCGGGCAGCCACTTCTACGACTACGCGGGGCTGAAGCAGTGTTACGGGTATCAGTGA
- a CDS encoding LysR family transcriptional regulator: MMEDLDGGLVSGLLVLAALAESGSFGRAASRLGKTQPAVSRAIQRLEDRLRAKLVHRTSRHVEVTDAGHALLSKVLPLLQGIEEAAVDASDQTSVVNGTLRVACDAVFARLVLAPELTRFMKDHPALHLKLETRSDLSDLVSEGFDLAIRFGPPSISTLVCRRLYSPRVLTLAAPSYLEQRGRPRSPQDLVDGGHECILAIDPATGRPFDWEFWRDDEKVKVAVSGTLTVTDAGTKIGACLAGFGIAQVIDLGIDTHLRAGTLEPVLTDWCDETFPLYVYYPSRNHVPAKVRAFIDFVVGMMPRLQSNGYGAGQRSPSTVLEALRRE, encoded by the coding sequence ATGATGGAAGACCTCGATGGAGGACTGGTCAGCGGCTTGCTCGTCCTGGCAGCCCTGGCTGAATCCGGCAGTTTCGGCCGTGCGGCATCGCGTCTGGGCAAGACTCAGCCGGCGGTCAGTCGCGCCATCCAGCGACTGGAGGACCGCTTGCGCGCAAAGCTCGTGCATCGCACCAGCCGGCACGTCGAAGTGACGGACGCCGGCCATGCGTTGTTGTCGAAAGTGCTGCCGTTACTCCAGGGAATCGAAGAGGCGGCCGTCGACGCCTCCGATCAGACCTCGGTCGTCAACGGAACGCTCCGTGTCGCATGCGATGCCGTGTTCGCACGCCTCGTGCTGGCCCCGGAGCTGACCCGGTTCATGAAGGATCACCCCGCGCTTCACCTGAAGCTGGAAACCCGGAGCGATCTCTCGGACCTGGTCAGCGAGGGATTCGATCTCGCCATCCGATTTGGACCGCCGTCCATTTCGACCTTGGTCTGCCGCAGGCTATACAGTCCGCGGGTACTGACTCTGGCCGCGCCGTCCTACCTGGAGCAGCGCGGTCGGCCGAGGTCGCCGCAGGATCTCGTCGACGGCGGCCATGAATGCATCCTCGCGATCGACCCGGCTACCGGCCGCCCCTTCGACTGGGAGTTCTGGCGCGACGACGAGAAAGTGAAAGTGGCCGTCAGCGGCACCCTGACCGTCACGGATGCGGGAACCAAAATCGGCGCCTGCCTCGCCGGTTTCGGGATCGCCCAGGTGATCGACCTCGGAATCGACACGCACCTGCGTGCGGGCACGCTGGAGCCGGTTCTGACGGACTGGTGCGACGAGACGTTTCCTCTTTACGTCTACTATCCCAGTCGAAACCACGTCCCGGCCAAGGTAAGGGCGTTCATCGACTTCGTGGTCGGCATGATGCCCAGGCTACAGTCGAACGGTTATGGCGCCGGCCAGCGGTCGCCCTCAACCGTGCTCGAAGCGCTGCGTCGCGAATAG
- the kduD gene encoding 2-dehydro-3-deoxy-D-gluconate 5-dehydrogenase KduD: MKRDTPDLPAADAHAVLAGLFDLTGKVAIVTGCNTGLGAAMAVALASAGCDIVGANRSSSDATSARVAAAGRRFVDVHADLSTLEPVERIVGGALDAFGHVDILVNNAGMIRRCDALEFTEADWDAVIDVNLKSVFFLSQAVARQMVRQGRGGKIVNVASMLSFQGGIRVPSYTASKSGVLGLTRLLANEWAARGINVNAIAPGYMATDNTAPLREDTRRSDEILARIPAGRWGVPDDLAGAAVFLASRASDYVHGHTLAVDGGWLAR, from the coding sequence ATGAAACGCGATACGCCCGATCTTCCCGCCGCCGATGCGCATGCCGTGCTCGCCGGCCTGTTCGACCTGACCGGCAAGGTCGCGATCGTCACCGGCTGCAACACGGGGCTCGGCGCGGCGATGGCCGTCGCGCTCGCGTCGGCCGGGTGCGACATCGTCGGCGCGAACCGTTCGTCGTCCGATGCAACGTCGGCGCGCGTGGCGGCCGCGGGGCGGCGTTTCGTCGACGTGCACGCGGACCTGTCGACGCTCGAGCCGGTCGAGCGGATCGTCGGCGGCGCGCTGGATGCTTTCGGCCACGTCGACATCCTCGTCAACAACGCGGGCATGATCCGCCGTTGCGATGCGCTCGAGTTCACCGAAGCCGACTGGGACGCCGTGATCGACGTGAACCTGAAGAGCGTATTTTTCCTGTCGCAGGCGGTCGCGCGGCAGATGGTGCGGCAGGGGCGCGGCGGCAAGATCGTGAACGTCGCGTCGATGCTGTCGTTCCAGGGCGGCATTCGCGTGCCGTCGTACACGGCGTCGAAGAGCGGCGTGCTGGGCCTCACGCGGTTGCTCGCGAACGAATGGGCCGCGCGCGGGATCAACGTGAACGCGATCGCGCCCGGCTACATGGCGACCGACAACACCGCGCCGTTGCGCGAGGACACCCGGCGCAGCGACGAAATCCTCGCCCGCATCCCGGCCGGCCGCTGGGGCGTGCCGGACGATCTCGCGGGCGCGGCGGTGTTTCTCGCGTCGCGCGCGTCGGACTACGTGCACGGTCATACGCTCGCCGTCGACGGCGGATGGCTCGCGCGCTGA
- a CDS encoding phosphatase, translating to MVIEAIVTRLDAAFAQIEATPDSRESRHQRDAILRWLDRASEEGYRLGLVTTLPAARLNDMFEGQFGRANLDRFSVVVTDTDQQDSRSNQHPFDVALQALGVPRERAVGIASSEPERREAEHFGFSRCVNITDTVRSIASAELH from the coding sequence GTGGTCATCGAAGCCATCGTCACCCGTCTCGACGCAGCATTCGCGCAGATCGAAGCAACGCCGGATTCGCGCGAGTCGCGCCATCAACGCGACGCGATCCTCCGTTGGCTGGACCGGGCATCGGAAGAAGGATATCGGCTCGGCCTCGTCACGACGCTGCCGGCCGCGCGGCTCAACGACATGTTCGAAGGCCAGTTCGGCCGCGCGAACCTCGACCGCTTCTCGGTCGTCGTCACGGACACCGATCAACAGGACTCCCGATCGAATCAGCATCCGTTCGACGTCGCGCTGCAGGCGCTCGGCGTGCCGAGGGAGCGCGCGGTCGGAATCGCGAGCAGCGAACCGGAACGCCGCGAAGCCGAGCATTTCGGGTTCTCGCGCTGTGTGAACATCACCGACACGGTGCGCTCGATCGCATCGGCCGAGCTGCACTGA
- the kduI gene encoding 5-dehydro-4-deoxy-D-glucuronate isomerase: MDVRHGIHGEHAKTLDTAGLRRHFLVEKVFAPDALSLTYSHIDRIVVGGAWPATRPVEVPASLGAAMGVSHLLERRELGAINIGGPGWVEVDGQRHAVGTEEAIYIGQGGQGIVFGSDDRAQSAKFYLNCAPAHTAYPTRTITLAQASPETLGDAATSNRRTIYKFIVPDVLPTCQLSMGMTKLEPGSVWNTMPCHTHERRMEVYFYFNLAADAAVFHMLGEPQETRHVVVHDEQAVISPSWSIHSGVGTQAYTFIWGMAGENQVFKDMDHIAVADLR; this comes from the coding sequence ATGGACGTGCGGCATGGCATTCACGGCGAACACGCGAAGACGCTCGACACGGCCGGCCTGCGCCGGCATTTCCTGGTGGAGAAGGTGTTCGCGCCGGACGCACTGTCGCTCACCTACAGCCATATCGACCGCATCGTCGTCGGCGGCGCGTGGCCCGCGACGCGGCCGGTCGAGGTGCCGGCGTCGCTCGGCGCCGCGATGGGCGTGAGCCATCTGCTGGAGCGGCGCGAACTCGGGGCGATCAACATCGGCGGGCCCGGCTGGGTCGAGGTCGACGGCCAGCGTCATGCGGTGGGCACGGAGGAGGCGATCTACATCGGGCAAGGCGGGCAGGGTATCGTGTTCGGCAGCGACGATCGCGCGCAATCCGCGAAGTTCTACCTGAACTGCGCGCCCGCGCACACGGCCTATCCGACCCGCACGATCACGCTCGCGCAGGCATCGCCGGAAACGCTCGGCGACGCGGCCACGAGCAACCGCCGCACGATCTACAAGTTCATCGTGCCCGATGTATTGCCGACCTGCCAGTTGTCGATGGGGATGACGAAACTCGAGCCCGGCAGCGTGTGGAACACGATGCCGTGCCATACGCACGAGCGGCGGATGGAAGTGTATTTCTACTTCAACCTCGCCGCCGACGCGGCCGTGTTCCACATGCTCGGCGAGCCGCAGGAGACGCGTCACGTGGTGGTGCACGACGAGCAGGCCGTGATCTCGCCGAGCTGGTCGATTCATTCCGGCGTCGGCACGCAGGCGTACACGTTCATCTGGGGGATGGCGGGCGAGAACCAGGTGTTCAAGGACATGGACCACATCGCCGTTGCCGACCTGCGCTGA
- the kdgR gene encoding DNA-binding transcriptional regulator KdgR, producing MTATPRQRKRDQANQETGADLAAAGAVEKPDSVAAVGKVFTILAALGERREIGISELSHQLGMSKTTVHRFLQTLKALGYVAQEGETDRYRLTIRLFELGSKALESVDLVREADLEMRRIGQLTREAVHLGAFDEDAIIYIHKIDADYGLRMQSRIGRRNPLYSTAIGKVLLAWMSPADARAVLAGIEFRKSTAKTLASADAVMSILPHVRRQGYGEDNEEQEDGLLCLAVPVFDRFGRVIAGLSLSFPTMRCGADTKAHYVALLKEAGQAISARLGHHPEAAGVEATTVAQD from the coding sequence ATGACAGCAACGCCCAGGCAGCGCAAGCGCGATCAGGCGAACCAGGAAACCGGGGCGGACCTTGCGGCGGCAGGCGCCGTCGAGAAGCCCGATTCGGTTGCCGCCGTCGGCAAGGTCTTCACGATCCTCGCCGCGCTCGGCGAGCGCCGCGAGATCGGCATCAGCGAACTGTCGCACCAGCTCGGCATGTCGAAGACGACGGTGCATCGCTTCCTGCAGACGCTCAAGGCGCTCGGCTATGTCGCGCAGGAAGGCGAGACCGATCGCTACCGGCTGACGATCCGGCTGTTCGAGCTCGGCAGCAAGGCACTGGAGAGCGTGGATCTCGTGCGCGAGGCCGATCTCGAGATGCGCCGCATCGGGCAACTGACGCGCGAAGCCGTGCATCTCGGTGCGTTCGACGAGGACGCGATCATCTACATCCACAAGATCGACGCCGATTACGGGCTGCGCATGCAGTCACGCATCGGCCGGCGCAATCCGCTGTACAGCACGGCGATCGGCAAGGTGCTGCTCGCATGGATGTCGCCAGCCGACGCGCGGGCGGTGCTGGCCGGCATCGAGTTCAGGAAGTCGACCGCGAAAACGCTCGCGTCGGCGGATGCGGTGATGAGCATCCTGCCGCACGTGCGACGGCAGGGCTACGGCGAGGACAACGAGGAGCAGGAGGATGGGCTGCTGTGCCTCGCGGTGCCCGTGTTCGATCGTTTCGGTCGCGTGATCGCGGGGTTGTCGCTGTCGTTTCCGACGATGCGGTGCGGCGCGGACACGAAGGCGCATTACGTCGCGCTGCTGAAGGAGGCCGGGCAGGCGATCTCCGCGCGGCTCGGGCATCATCCGGAAGCGGCGGGCGTCGAAGCGACGACGGTCGCGCAGGATTGA
- a CDS encoding EAL domain-containing protein, protein MRTTPKATAGPWARPRGSKPVFQRSGAWPRVVFLAAAIICVLVPAFAIVLADRYARDAVTAHERVVANDIVTSVDRILDGVRLRHADELTALVGRPCATVFRTLAEVGTRLRYLRAVALVNDGRVMCSSALGSIDLPLAAYAREPEPGSTIVTLLRQTPFQHDIPVLSAFRATARGAGVLYLIEGDYVADALAHGTGNEAATAVLSIAGSGRLDQHGKFTPETNAGPAGGSTIASQHWPFTVSVVASAHYASQVQRHYRLICATIVLLADSLVMAAYLLAMAPRRLLLKAVRQALRRNEFHVVYQPIVDVQTRRTVGVEALLRWHHPKWGAISPAVFIPQVESSTVLPKVTEFVLRTAVSELTALTPSAPLRIAVNVAPQDLERGRFVAVVEEAIRALPPGFTLVLEVTERILLEKNARTTEIFQALRSKGAKFAIDDFGTHHSNLDMLSRFPFDYVKIDRQFVSQLDHGSAGLIEGIAAVAHHYGLKIIAEGVETEAQHRALHAVGIQYAQGYLYQRPMRAAHLTRDFASATV, encoded by the coding sequence ATGCGTACAACACCAAAGGCGACCGCAGGACCGTGGGCACGCCCCCGCGGCTCGAAACCCGTTTTCCAGCGCAGCGGCGCGTGGCCTCGCGTCGTGTTTCTCGCCGCCGCGATCATCTGCGTGCTCGTGCCCGCGTTTGCAATCGTGCTGGCCGACCGCTACGCGCGCGATGCCGTCACCGCGCACGAGCGCGTCGTGGCAAACGACATCGTGACCTCCGTGGACCGCATCCTGGACGGCGTTCGACTTCGGCACGCGGACGAGCTGACCGCACTCGTCGGGCGGCCCTGTGCGACGGTGTTCCGGACGCTGGCCGAAGTGGGCACTCGCCTGCGTTATTTGCGTGCGGTCGCGCTGGTGAACGACGGGCGCGTCATGTGCTCGTCGGCGCTCGGTTCGATCGACCTGCCGCTCGCCGCCTATGCACGCGAACCCGAACCGGGATCGACGATCGTCACGCTGCTGCGCCAGACGCCGTTCCAGCACGACATTCCGGTGCTGTCCGCGTTTCGCGCCACCGCGCGCGGCGCGGGCGTCCTGTACCTGATCGAAGGCGACTACGTGGCCGACGCGCTCGCCCACGGCACCGGCAATGAAGCGGCGACGGCCGTGCTGTCGATCGCGGGCTCGGGCCGTCTCGATCAGCACGGGAAGTTCACGCCGGAAACGAACGCAGGCCCCGCGGGCGGCAGCACGATTGCTTCGCAGCACTGGCCGTTCACGGTGTCGGTCGTCGCCTCGGCGCACTACGCGTCACAGGTCCAGCGCCACTACCGGCTGATCTGCGCGACGATCGTGCTGCTGGCCGACAGCCTCGTGATGGCCGCCTACCTGCTCGCGATGGCGCCGCGGCGGCTGTTGCTGAAGGCGGTGCGTCAGGCGCTCCGGCGCAACGAATTCCATGTCGTGTACCAGCCGATCGTCGACGTGCAGACACGCAGGACGGTCGGCGTCGAAGCGCTGCTGCGCTGGCACCATCCGAAGTGGGGGGCCATCAGCCCGGCCGTGTTCATCCCGCAGGTGGAATCGAGCACCGTGCTGCCGAAGGTCACCGAATTCGTGCTGCGCACCGCCGTGTCCGAGCTGACCGCACTGACGCCGTCCGCGCCGCTGCGCATCGCCGTGAACGTCGCACCGCAGGACCTCGAGCGCGGGCGGTTCGTGGCCGTCGTCGAGGAAGCGATCCGCGCGCTGCCGCCCGGCTTCACGCTGGTGCTTGAGGTCACCGAGCGCATCCTGCTCGAGAAGAACGCGCGAACCACCGAGATCTTCCAGGCGCTGCGGTCGAAAGGCGCGAAGTTCGCGATCGACGATTTCGGCACGCATCACAGCAATCTCGACATGCTGTCGCGCTTTCCGTTCGACTACGTGAAGATCGACCGACAGTTCGTCTCGCAGCTGGACCATGGCAGCGCGGGGCTGATCGAGGGGATCGCGGCCGTCGCGCATCACTACGGCCTGAAGATCATCGCGGAAGGCGTGGAGACGGAAGCGCAGCATCGCGCGCTGCATGCGGTCGGAATCCAGTACGCGCAGGGCTACCTGTATCAGCGACCCATGCGCGCGGCGCACCTGACGCGGGATTTCGCGTCGGCGACGGTGTAG
- the kdgT gene encoding 2-keto-3-deoxygluconate transporter: MKLKQAIDRIPGGLMLVPMLLGACVHTFAPNAGKYFGSFTNGLIAGTVPILAVWFFCMGATIDLRATGVVLRKSGTLLATKIAVAWLATVIAARFIPDDGIRTGLFAGLSLLAITTSMDMTNGGLYAAVMQQYGTREEAGAFVLMSIESGPLVSMLILGAAGVAVFETRLFVGAVLPFLIGFTLGNLDVELRELFGRCVHPLIPFFGFALGNGIDLNVIAKSGLPGIALGLAVIVVTGVPLMLADKVLGGGNGTAGLAASSTAGAAVANPAIIGEMIPKFKPMVPAATAIVATACLVTAILVPILTAMWAKRAARASGAPLPSLAARPAHGSPIEHEGHV, translated from the coding sequence GTGAAGCTGAAACAGGCCATCGACCGCATTCCGGGCGGACTCATGCTGGTCCCGATGCTGCTGGGCGCGTGCGTGCACACGTTCGCGCCGAACGCCGGGAAATACTTCGGCTCTTTCACCAACGGCCTGATCGCGGGCACGGTGCCGATTCTCGCCGTCTGGTTCTTCTGCATGGGCGCGACGATCGACCTGCGCGCGACGGGCGTCGTGCTGCGCAAATCGGGCACGCTGCTCGCGACGAAAATCGCGGTCGCATGGCTCGCGACGGTGATCGCCGCGCGCTTCATCCCCGACGACGGCATCCGCACGGGCCTGTTCGCGGGCCTGTCGCTGCTCGCGATCACGACGTCGATGGACATGACCAATGGCGGCCTCTATGCGGCCGTGATGCAGCAGTACGGCACCCGGGAAGAAGCCGGCGCGTTCGTGCTGATGTCGATCGAATCGGGGCCGCTCGTCAGCATGCTGATTCTCGGCGCGGCCGGCGTCGCGGTGTTCGAGACGCGGCTCTTCGTCGGCGCGGTGCTGCCGTTCCTGATCGGCTTCACGCTCGGCAACCTCGATGTGGAGCTGCGCGAATTGTTCGGACGCTGCGTGCATCCGCTGATTCCATTCTTCGGCTTCGCGCTCGGCAACGGCATCGATCTGAACGTGATCGCGAAGAGCGGGCTGCCGGGCATCGCGCTCGGGCTCGCGGTGATCGTCGTGACGGGCGTGCCGTTGATGCTCGCCGACAAGGTCCTGGGCGGCGGCAACGGGACGGCCGGGCTTGCCGCGTCGTCGACGGCGGGCGCCGCGGTCGCGAACCCGGCGATCATCGGCGAGATGATTCCGAAGTTCAAGCCGATGGTGCCGGCGGCCACCGCGATCGTCGCGACCGCGTGCCTCGTGACGGCGATACTCGTGCCGATTTTGACGGCGATGTGGGCAAAGCGGGCGGCGCGGGCAAGCGGTGCGCCGCTGCCGTCGCTGGCCGCACGGCCCGCGCATGGCAGCCCGATCGAGCATGAAGGGCATGTTTGA
- a CDS encoding NAD(P)/FAD-dependent oxidoreductase, whose translation MDYTTPHLATDRAPRLPRIVIVGGGAGGLQFATRLGDTVGRRGQAEVVLVDRYPTHFWKPLLHEAASGHRDPASHTIEYAAQAKRHGFRFVQGALQRVDRAARTATIAAVQDADGTEILPQRVLDYDDLVLAVGSVTNYFNVPGAAHHALPLENLDQAEDFRRKFLAACTKANHLAEQQPARRGAPICINVIGAGATGVELAAALRHAVQQLTTYRFKALVSARDVHIRLIEGGPRILPALDERLSGKMHAQLRALNVDVLTDTRVAEVGADAVTTATGERLASDITIWAAGVAGPAMLRDIGDIALNRSNQVIVTDTLQTPDDPHVYAFGDCAACPSAGAGGFLPPRAQVAHQQAVYLADAFARRVAGKPVPGFTFRDAGTVVSLGHAGAVYQADIGMRSRSLIVDGLAAIGLYKFLYRKHLFSVVGIKRALFQSLSHWLQSRNQPSIKLH comes from the coding sequence ATGGACTACACCACGCCCCACCTTGCAACGGACCGCGCACCGCGCCTGCCGCGCATCGTGATCGTCGGCGGCGGCGCCGGCGGCCTGCAGTTCGCGACGCGTCTCGGCGATACGGTCGGACGCCGCGGGCAGGCCGAGGTCGTGCTCGTCGACCGCTATCCGACGCATTTCTGGAAGCCGCTGCTGCACGAAGCCGCATCGGGCCATCGCGATCCGGCATCCCACACGATCGAATACGCGGCGCAGGCGAAGCGCCACGGCTTTCGCTTCGTGCAGGGGGCGCTGCAGCGGGTCGATCGCGCGGCGCGCACGGCGACGATCGCGGCCGTGCAGGATGCGGACGGCACGGAAATCCTGCCGCAACGCGTGCTCGACTACGACGATCTCGTGCTGGCGGTCGGCAGCGTGACGAACTACTTCAACGTGCCGGGCGCCGCGCATCATGCGCTGCCGCTCGAAAACCTCGACCAGGCCGAGGATTTCCGCCGCAAGTTCCTTGCTGCCTGCACGAAGGCGAATCACCTGGCCGAGCAGCAGCCGGCACGGCGCGGCGCGCCGATCTGCATCAACGTGATCGGTGCGGGCGCAACGGGCGTCGAGCTGGCCGCCGCGCTGCGGCATGCGGTCCAGCAACTGACGACGTATCGCTTCAAGGCGCTGGTGTCCGCGCGCGACGTGCATATCCGGCTGATCGAAGGCGGCCCGCGCATCCTGCCGGCGCTCGACGAACGGCTGTCCGGCAAGATGCACGCGCAGCTTCGCGCGCTGAACGTCGACGTGCTGACCGATACGCGCGTGGCGGAAGTCGGCGCGGATGCCGTGACGACCGCAACCGGCGAACGCCTCGCGAGCGACATCACGATCTGGGCAGCCGGCGTCGCCGGCCCCGCGATGCTGCGGGACATCGGCGACATCGCGCTCAACCGGTCGAACCAGGTGATCGTGACCGACACGCTGCAGACGCCCGACGATCCGCACGTGTACGCGTTCGGCGACTGCGCCGCGTGCCCGTCGGCCGGTGCAGGCGGGTTCCTGCCGCCGCGTGCGCAGGTCGCGCATCAGCAGGCCGTGTATCTGGCCGACGCATTCGCACGCCGCGTCGCCGGTAAGCCCGTGCCCGGCTTCACGTTCCGCGATGCGGGCACCGTCGTGTCGCTCGGGCATGCGGGCGCCGTGTATCAGGCGGATATCGGCATGCGCTCGCGCTCGCTGATCGTCGACGGACTGGCGGCGATCGGGCTGTACAAGTTCCTGTATCGCAAGCACCTGTTCAGCGTGGTCGGCATCAAGCGCGCGCTGTTCCAGTCGCTGAGCCACTGGCTGCAAAGCCGCAACCAGCCGTCGATCAAGCTGCATTAA
- a CDS encoding nuclear transport factor 2 family protein, translating into MTQTQAVVALIDDYFNLAYEPQSRDFDKIFHLNCFVQWLDEGQLRTLSSSEYAALIHGRPSPRSTGAPRDEAILSMEHVSDSLSTATVRVRIGNRLFNDHFVMHKVEGDWLISTKASAIVRTFD; encoded by the coding sequence ATGACCCAGACCCAAGCCGTCGTCGCTTTGATCGACGATTATTTCAACCTCGCTTATGAGCCGCAGAGCCGTGACTTCGACAAGATTTTCCATCTGAACTGCTTCGTTCAGTGGCTGGATGAAGGCCAGTTGCGCACGCTGTCGTCGTCGGAGTACGCGGCGCTCATTCACGGGAGGCCCAGTCCTCGATCGACCGGCGCGCCGAGAGACGAGGCGATCCTCTCGATGGAGCACGTCTCCGACAGCCTTTCAACGGCGACGGTGCGGGTGCGGATCGGCAACCGGCTGTTCAACGATCACTTCGTCATGCATAAGGTGGAGGGCGACTGGCTGATCTCGACCAAGGCGTCCGCCATCGTGCGTACGTTCGACTGA